The window TTAATTGCTTAATATTTTGCCTAATACTTTATGTGACACTGAAGCTTAGTAGTTCAACAAAATTGGCAACAATTGATTAGACTAGctcaaaagcagaagaaaaaaatctttcagtgTCAACTATATGATAAATGTTTTACTCATATTCCAGATCCATTTTTAATACACTACATCTCAGTATGTCCAAACTGAACTTTTATTTCCAGAAGACTAAAAATCTGATGACATCAGAATATCATTTTCCCACCACATCAGAAAATTCACGCTAAAATTTACCCAGAAACTGGTATAATAGTTCATATCTACAGCCTTGGTGATCATTATACTAACTCAGTATATCACATGCAGGTGGTCTGCAAATTCAAGGGGGGTCATCTGGCAGAAAAACTGCAACCTAACTGAATGGCTTTAGAGACTCTCCAAAGAACAGACATTGAATAAGAGACACAAAATTCTGCAGAAATTACAAAGACACAGATGACAGAGCTGTCTTATTAAAGACTGTGTTTAACAAATCAATACCTGAGGCTTACCTAGCTCGTTCTGAAAATCAACATACTGATAATATTCTACGTATTTGTCCTGACTGAAGAAATTTTTATAAACATGTCTTCCACCAAACAACCAGACATCACTGTCATCAGTGATTGTGCCAGAGGTCTGATCAGTAAGGTCCAGTATGGCACACTGTGCCTCGGCCTCCATCGGAGCTTCGATGTATGGAATGCCAAACAGACggaggagctcctggaggatGGAAGGAAAACAGTTACAAATTCATCTAAAGAGTTAACTTCTAATACACCTCTGCTTGACTCAGAACTGCTAGGTTCACACTTGGGAGTTATTTAATATTTGACAACAAACCTCAAACTTCCAGTAGGAAGTGCCAAGCTCAGTTAAGTCAAGGGGGAATCTCCACTCAACTCCTCTCACTGTCTGCCATGCAAGTCAAGCACTACTTGAGCACACTTTTACCACACAGTTTGAGAACCTGCCATCTTAATTACACAAGCATACTTAAGTATTGTTTTGCACAGCAAGGAGAAAACTACATGCATTACAACTATGTGGGCTTCATGAAAGAAAGATGCAggttaatataaaaattaaaataaaatttaaataaaaatttaaaaaatatttggtcTTCATTTAAGAAAGTAGTATGAAAGTGTATGAGAAACATTCATATCAAACAAGAAACAGTGGGAAGACTAATCATTCCTTGGATAATATTTTGATATGCCTCTATTTTGatgcatttttgcttttatagTACACATTACACAACCTCAGTTAAATATCCCACATGCACTAGGTTTACAGGCTTGTGCTAGGTACACAGGTCTGGATTATGTTTTTCACTCAGATGGCTTTTGAGGCTTGACACAATCAGCCTCAAGACTTTAAATTTTTACTGTAATTAAGAACAAAAGCACAAGACGAAAATACTTACAACTATAACAGTGTGCATATGACTACATGGCACATAATACTACAAAAGTAATCTACTGTCCTTAAAACACCAGAATAAACAAGTATGTGCAAATATTTAACCCAGAtgaaatatgattttaaaactacataaactgttccattaagaaaaaaatacaagcatTTACATATTTCTCAGAATTAATTTGTTAGCATAAGTTTATTACATCACAGATACTATCACTAGTCTCCTGTATTATGGGTTTGCTAACCCAAACACTTTGTATAACCCAAACCTTGAAACACTGAGACAGAAATATCAGGGTTATTCAGGCATTACTGGTGAGATTCCTTCAAATTGCTTACTCAGGGCATAAACTATACAGACTTCTTGtaattttttaaccttttaatCCCTAGGCATAATTACAGTTTACCTAACACATAGAGTGCACCAATTCTTTGCTGCTGAATGAATGTAGTTTCctaatattttttgttcattttgcaCCTTTCACGAAAGGAGGCCAAGATCAAAGTGGCTCAACCTTTAAAAGTTGGTGCTTAAAAGATATACTGATTTATCCATAACTATACTATTATTTTATAATGTTATTAGACTTACATAAAATAGTAGGAATTCAAGACTACCTCAAaactttcaatattttaaaacaagcaaactgaagaaaacaacctcctaagaaggaaaaaagatgaCCTATAACTAAGCAAAATTACTAATAGCTTTTGAGTAAATGACTGGGATGGAGGAAGGAAACATATAAAATGACTCAACAAATACTACCTGGCTTTCCAAGAACATCTGTCCTGTTACAGAAGCAGCAACAcgttcctgctgctgtttttgaGACTGAAGTGTATTCTGCTCAGCAGAAAGGTTCTTTTCTAATTCTTCTAATTCTTCCTAAAAATATAAACcaagatttttattatttcaacaATTCAGGTGTACCCAGGAAAGTAAAGCACAAAGTCTCCAACTACAATTATTCTAGTAGGATCTATTCCATTAATTCACTCTAGGAAGTTGTTACAGCTTCTCTAATGCAGCAAACTGTAAGCCCAGAGATGGTCTAGTCATCAATTTACCTTCAAGTCTTCCTTTGGTTTTAGGGAGATTATAAGTAACCACTTTTAAAGAAACATCAGTTCCCATACAATTAGACAGCTATGTGAGAAAGTAATGAAACAATAAGAAGCTGTTCAATAGTTTTCATTAACAACTATTTGGAGACTCCATTACAAGTTCAAAACAAGAAACAATGAGTTACCAAACTGATGTCTTGCCACTCATCCACTGCACCTTTACCATCAGCTTCTCCTTCAGCATTCTGAGTGTTTCCCAACTGCACCTCATCAGACTCCTTCTGCAAGTCCACTGTGAAAGCATCAGGTCTGTCTGTCTCCACTTCTGCAACTGTTGGCTCATCATCCACTTTTTCATCATATTTAGTAGGAGACTCAGCCTCATTACTGGCCTCAGCATCCACTTCAATAAAGCTTCCTatcaaaggaaaacagagacTTGTACATGTTTTTAACTTggaatgacttttttttctatatgtAGCAGATAAATATAAGGATTGTGAAATTACAGAAACCAAGTGGCTGACTGGTTAACACACCAATTAAATTCAATGTACACAACATGCTTTCCTGATTCTCCATTATTCTATACTCAGGTTTCAATGGTAAAATGTGACACCAGGTGggaaaaacacagctcagaTTTTCTTCCTGCCTCCTACATATGTGGGAGGGGATGGATTTTTAAGCATTTCTTACTAAGAGAAAAAGGTTACCTTCAACTGACTACAGACACAATACTGTCCTATTTTCTTATCCTTTCACACAATCAAAAAGCACATACCATCAGAATCACTGTCTTCAGACTGTGATATCCCTTCTTTTTCCATCTCAGGATCTCTTGCTTCTGGAAAAAGTCTAATATCCTCAGATACATTATCCTCTGTTTGTGAAATTTCTGCTTgtgtattttcagaaattttcaagtttttctcatttttagaaAGGTTTGTTTCAGTGTGAATCAAAGCATCTATATTGGTTTGCTCAGGGGAACAGCTTGGCTTCTGCAAACACAAATTCATATCCTTCTCTCCCAGAGACTTTAAGTCCACTTTggaaccatttttttctttgtccaaGTCTTCTTTATCTTTTCTAGTATTGTTAATataagaataattttcagttCTGGATATACTGGTATCATTTGGTGAAATATGATTTTTGGaaccattttctttcttgtctaCATCTTCTGTGTCTTCTATAGTATTGTCAATATAAGTTTTAGCTATGGATATACTGGTGTCCTTGGGTGCAATATGCTTTTCTGaatcattttcttctttgtctacATCTTCTTTACCTTTTCTAGTATTTTCAACAGCAGAATAATTTTCATCTCTGAATATACCAGTGTCTTTGGGTGTAATATCACTTTTTTCCAACTCCTGACTCTTCTGTTTAAATTTAGCATCTTGCATAGTCACTTGGATTGACGAATGAATTGTAGCTGTAGGAATGTTTTGTCCCTCCTTAACTTCAGGAATCTGCTCTTCCTCATCTGAGCTACAAAGCAGAAAATCCTTCCCTTCTGGTCTTTCTGATAGCACTCCACCAGTTGCAGCAGTAACAACTTCCTCCCCTTTGTCATCTTCACTCAGAGCTTGCTGAATTGCCCGCAGTGTTCTTGGAGACACGCTGCCTTCCTCTGACACAAACTGGCCCACGTTCAATtgtcctgtgtccagttcttcTTCTGAGCTGCTTTCCACCATGGCTGCCTGGATAGCAAGCAAAGTCCGAGGAGAGGGGGGTGCTGCCACCACACTGTCACCTTCCTCTGTCTGCTTCTTGTCACATACAGACAGCTTTGCACTAGCAGGAGATTCATTGACTTTATTTAATTTAGGCAATTCATGAATTTTTGATGAAGGTCCTGCAGTAGTTTCCAAGTCTCTATTCACAGCCTCTTTTGCTTGAATACCTGAAAGAAAGTTTTGTGTGGAAAAATACTGCTTTATAAAAACATTCCATTTTACATAATGAACATCATTATATAGGTTATTAAACTGCATTTCTACAGGTTTACAGATCACAATTAATGATGTATAACAGTAATGTACATTTCATACAAAGTACTGGCTAGATTATAAACAATATTCAGGTTTGTCTTAAACCTGCCAGTTTCAAGTGTGCACACTCCGAACAACAGGTTTTACAAAATTAAGACCCAACATACCCTTTATCAGAATATAGTGAGAAGTCTCTTCAGAGACCACCCTCCTTGATTCCACTTCTTTCACAAAACCACCTTCATTTTCATACTGTGTTTGGATTTCACCCGAGTGCTGTTGATTCATTTCTTTTTGTACATTTTCTATGCACCGATTGAGGTTGCTTTTTTTAAGCAAACCCCTAAGCTGGTACTGGGAAAAGTCATCGGAGtcctcaaaaaaacaaaagaaaaaaaccaaaacaaaacaaacaaatcaattgaaataaaataccCCTTTTAAAGCAAATTCATTTCCCACATTCTGGAAGTGTGGGAATTCTTTCAAGAGTTCCTTTAAGCAGCTAACATCTGTCTTTCACTGGTTGCTGCACTCACAAGAAACAGCAATACTGTCCTGGCAACACACAACAACTCTGAAAGGTACCAGTAGTTTTGAGTGCTGGAGAACATGACATCTCAATTTTGGCTATCAGAGGTCATCcccatcttaaaaaaaaaaaaacaattaaaagagAATCCACATGTGGATCATTTTAAAATGATGGCTCTTAGCTTGCACTTGGACACAAGCCCTCATTTGATCTGATGTATATTGCACCTTCAAAACCTCCCTGTAGAAGGGGCACTATAAGATTCCCCATATTCTCATGTCTGACCAGCTTCAACACACCTGCCTAAGTTACAAAAGCCTTttcccagctgccagctcctctAACAACCTCGGGGTTTGGAATCCCAGCTGTTTTCATCCTGCCTGCCTCATCCACACCAGTAGCATGTTATGCAATCTTCAGCATAATGCTGATGAagcacaaaacacagcacaatatttaacatttttaccAAACTGAATTAGCTCTGCTAATTTTACTGGAAATCAAGAGATAAGGCTGTTAAGAGTCATTATCTCATtggattttttctcctcatgTTAACATGTTTTATTAAACAGTCCAGGGTGTAAAGCCTTCCAGATGTAGTACTCTTTCTTCATTTGCATTAATGGCAACAGCTCCATTCCAATGCCTtgaaagcaatttaaaatattacctCTGGCATTGCTTCAAATAACGTTCTTCTTCTCTTTGTAAGTTCTTTAATATCAGTCAAGATCTCATGCTTTATTTCTGGAGGCAGCTTGTGGAAATCTTCTGATTCAATATCTATAGAATAAGGATTTTCACATAACTGTTCctataaaaatggaaaaccagaatacatattttatattacagcacaacaaaaaataataaaatatttagagcATCAttccaagcaaaacaaaaaaccccaacccctcAAGAAGTTTGTTGCTACTTCCCCACATAgtgaagaaaacattaaaaaaaatgtaactactatgtaataaaataatactaaGTACCTCCTTGTTGATGTATACTATACAGACAAActtggttttattctttttacaaAAAGATACTTAGTATAAAACACAGAACCAGGTCACATAGCCTCAACTACTCAGATTTTGTCCTTCTAAAGAGGTTCTCCTTCTGAATGAGAACTGCTTCAAAGATAAACATTCTTTCCAagagtgtttttttttcttttcctattggTGAAAGCAgagataattttattatttattatgtttTCTTCTCAGGTTATGTACTTCTCTTGTCCTCTTTCTATCAAATCAGCACATCAGAAGCAAACGCAGAATTTATCAGTGAAAACACAAGGACTTAAGTGCTTCAACTTCAGTTCACATTTGGAGAAGCACAGGAATTTTGTTAAATCTCTTATTAATGTACATACACGTGCACAAATGCATGCATTTCTCCTGCATTGTTACAAAAAACAATGTGTTCTCCATATGTTCAAAGGAAGTAGTAGAAAGTAAAAGAAAGGCTATCACAAgaattttctgttctgctgtaTTCTAGTGGAGAAATCACATTTATATTTCCTCATTAATAGGAATTCTTAGAGTATTGAAAATTAACTTGCTTTCTTATAAGTAATGCTATAATAAGACCTATATCTCCAAATAACTGGATTTCATAAGCTTTTTGCCTTTCAAGCACAGCACATGAATGAGAAGACTGTTCACAGTAACAAGGCAACTATGTTGCACTTACTTGCAACATCTGTTTTTGGCTCATTCTCATTTgccattctttttcttcctcctcatctgagctaaaaatcacagagaaaacaaatgtgtagatatttagaaaaggaaaacagtttcCATTTTAAGCAAAAAGACATTAGTCATGCCTTCACTGGTCAAGCACAAAAATTTGCAGcatcaaacacacacacaaacatatatatttacatacatatttatatacatataaatacacacacaggtCATAAAGATCTGAGCAGAAAGTAAGAAGGCAAACATGCCAGTTAAAGCTAGATGGAGACAACTGCTGCTGTTTAGATCATTACACAATTCTTACTTGGTCAGCATTTGAAGTGTATCAAAGTACAGATGTGCAAAGAATAACCTACAGGGCAGCTTCACATTCTCAGTATTATTTAAGAAGATGCCACAGGTGTGACAAGTATAGACAAAGCCAGCTTCTGCTGAACATGTCAACACAAAACAGAATCAAGCTGCCACACCCAAGCTTGAACAATCAGTCCCATTTAGTTGAATGGACATGGCCATAGAGACTGAGGCAGAACTTTCAACCTTAAAATGAATCCAGGGTAGAAATTTAATCTGTGGGCTGAAAGCTTCCTCTGTTACTTTCCCATAAATAACTAGGAGGCTTCTAAATccaaaaagaaactgaaataaaatataaattagagATATatactttttatatatttatatatattacagtATCTCACAGGTTAAAGGCCTTAAATCAGCATAAAAAACGTGGTTTATACTTTTACCcaagtttattaaaaaacatttaagcTATTTTTCTTAATTCTACCTACCTATTCTTCTCTTCATCCTCTAAAGTAGGCAATACATACATATCATCAATTCCTTCTCTTCGAACTTGCGTAATACTGGGCAAAGCTTCATtgcttaggggaaaaaaagaaaaaatagaacagCAATTAACAGCTTCAGAAAGAGTTACTACAATATATATGAGTTACACTTAtaaacaagggaaaaataatttttattcttgccTTTTGCCTGTAATAGCAGTTTTGATAACGTGTCTCTTCAAAAGTGTTTTCAAGAGTTTCTCTGTAGTTTTCCTGGAATCATTGATGgcaatttcctttctttgtctTCGCTTAGCCTATGAAAATAAGATTAACACCAACAAGATTTTGCTGGATGCTGATGATGCATACCCAGTGAATCCCTGTTAAAATTCTGTGTGCTGAGCCTAAGAGCTACTCCTAACTCATTCTACACCAAGGGGGAGAGAGCCATCACAGCCTCTAAATCTAAGTCCATTTCCCCCGTGGGACTCAGGAGCAGCTTTCATCTTCTGGCTACAAATGCCTGCAGAGCTGTATTCAGGTCCACTCTGGTGCAAAAGCCAGGCCTGTGCCATCATCCACTTCTCTACAACCTGGCTCCTCTGCAAATCAAATCTGCCTAGATTAAAGAGCTGCTGCATGCTCCAAGAGCTAACCCAGGCTGGGACTGCAAAGGACACCCGCAGAGCAGTGGACTTCAATCCTCCATCCCCACAGAAACATAAACagaacaacaggaaggaaactGAAAATGGCTGCCTAtcagcagcagacacagagccTCTTTTACACTGCAGTAACTTACAGAGGTACTTACCAAGGTTTGTCTCTTCAGAAGAGGTGCCTCTCCATCAAAAACAAAGACAGGTCGAATCCGGAAAAACAGTAACTTGCAGAGTCGATGAAACAGAGTGAGCAGGTGAGCATTCCGTACAGAAACGCCACCACGGGCTCCCTTTATTGCTTGGTTCAACCAAATACTGATATCTTAAAGAACcgttgagaggaaaaaaatgttctcttttaCACATGTACCACTTTGGGAGTTCCTATAAAGTGCACACATTTGACTGAATGGCTTTTGCTCACGGCTCCAAGCTTGTCTTGTCAAAACCAAGAATATCCAAATAGCTATGAACTTGGAAGAAGAATAAACTATCATCCCTATTGCCCTGCGCAAAAAGCAGAGTGGAAGCAAAAGCGCAGCAAATACCTCCCCAGTTATTTTTACAGGTAAATGACAAGTAGCTTCCTTTCACATCTTTCCAGCATTTAACCAAGTATACAGGATGGGAAAGCTAATACATAAGCATAAGACTTCTTCATCTTGTAGTCCTACTAAGAACAGCACATTTATAAATGAACTGTAAAATTCTATAGTCCAACACTTGTACAAGgaacctattaaaaaaaagtctatttttaaaaagatgaaagTAAAAGGGCTTAGTACATATTGTAAAGCAAAAATTCCACTTATCAAAATGCAGACAACTTAAATGTAATAATAACTCTTATAAATAAGGGAAACAGTTAAAACAATCTCCCTTGCAACTTTGGTTCCCCAGCTTCACTTTTAAAGGATACCAACAGCAAGAATTTTCCCTTCCAGCGTTTCTGGGTTTATGGGTCTCCCGGTGCACTCAAGCAGCTTCCAAAGTCCTTGAACTCCCATTGTCCTTCCTTAGCTGCTTTGAGAGAAAAACTCTGAGGCACAAAGGAAGGAATAACCCTAAGATTGTGCGGCCTGCGACTGCTTTATTAAATCAAACGGAAATAACGAGGCAGCCGCTCGGGCCGGGATAGCCGGGAACAGCGGCAGGGACAGGCGGGGGTCGCGATCCCTGACCTGCGGCGGGGAGCGGATCCCGGCGCAGGGACGCGGCAGGAAGGGACCCGGCAGGGAGGGACGCAGGCCCCGGCACCCGCGGCCTCCCCGCGCCCGGAGCGCAGGCcccgcccggcgcggccccggggccgccgggAGTCGCCGCGCGCGGGGCGGAGCCGGCgcaggcc is drawn from Zonotrichia leucophrys gambelii isolate GWCS_2022_RI chromosome 1, RI_Zleu_2.0, whole genome shotgun sequence and contains these coding sequences:
- the ERCC5 gene encoding DNA excision repair protein ERCC-5 — encoded protein: MGVQGLWKLLECTGRPINPETLEGKILAVDISIWLNQAIKGARGGVSVRNAHLLTLFHRLCKLLFFRIRPVFVFDGEAPLLKRQTLAKRRQRKEIAINDSRKTTEKLLKTLLKRHVIKTAITGKSNEALPSITQVRREGIDDMYVLPTLEDEEKNSSDEEEEKEWQMRMSQKQMLQEQLCENPYSIDIESEDFHKLPPEIKHEILTDIKELTKRRRTLFEAMPEDSDDFSQYQLRGLLKKSNLNRCIENVQKEMNQQHSGEIQTQYENEGGFVKEVESRRVVSEETSHYILIKGIQAKEAVNRDLETTAGPSSKIHELPKLNKVNESPASAKLSVCDKKQTEEGDSVVAAPPSPRTLLAIQAAMVESSSEEELDTGQLNVGQFVSEEGSVSPRTLRAIQQALSEDDKGEEVVTAATGGVLSERPEGKDFLLCSSDEEEQIPEVKEGQNIPTATIHSSIQVTMQDAKFKQKSQELEKSDITPKDTGIFRDENYSAVENTRKGKEDVDKEENDSEKHIAPKDTSISIAKTYIDNTIEDTEDVDKKENGSKNHISPNDTSISRTENYSYINNTRKDKEDLDKEKNGSKVDLKSLGEKDMNLCLQKPSCSPEQTNIDALIHTETNLSKNEKNLKISENTQAEISQTEDNVSEDIRLFPEARDPEMEKEGISQSEDSDSDGSFIEVDAEASNEAESPTKYDEKVDDEPTVAEVETDRPDAFTVDLQKESDEVQLGNTQNAEGEADGKGAVDEWQDISLEELEELEKNLSAEQNTLQSQKQQQERVAASVTGQMFLESQELLRLFGIPYIEAPMEAEAQCAILDLTDQTSGTITDDSDVWLFGGRHVYKNFFSQDKYVEYYQYVDFQNELGLDRNKLINLAYLLGSDYTEGIPNVGFVTAMEILNEFPGHGLEPLLKFAEWWNEAQKNKKVMPNPHDTKVKKKLRELQLYSGFPNPAVAEAYLKPVVDESRGSFTWGKPDVEQIREFCKDHFGWTRTKIDGILLPVIKQLNLQQTQLRIDSFFRLEQHEKQAIKSQRLRRAVTSLKRKEKEEVDNEIQEATAVMEMELKQPGKRKGKGKGTTGGANDAAATKVQSGKRRKQSDSRKEFLYGGGFVGNLHLSETSSDSSVEESKGRDLGKSKRRKNMSATETAGHKEKKGCSSSSGEDEDMGNVVMVTAKPVFEGRKKKSRSKRGIRKKMS